CCTTCCAGAAGCGGCGGACGTTGTCGCGGTACTTGCCGTTCCACTCGGTCCAGAGGACGGGGAAGTAGCCGACCTGGTAGCCGCCGGGCCCGACGTCCCAGGGCTCGGCGATCAGCTTGACCTGCGAGAGGATCGGGTCCTGGTGGATGATGTCGAAGAAGGCGCCGAGGCGGTCGACCTCGTAAAGTTCGCGGGCGAGCGTGCTGGCCAGGTCGAACCGGAAGCCGTCGACGTGCATGTCGACGACCCAGTACCGCAAGCTGTCCATGATGAGCTGAAGCACGTGGGGCTGGCTCATGTTGAACGTGTTGCCGCAGCCGGTGAAGTCCATGTAGTAGCGGGGATCTTCGGGGCTGAGGCGGTAGTAGCCGGCGTTGTCGATCCCCCGGAACGAGAGCGTCGGCCCCTGCTGCTGGCCCTCGGCCGTGTGGTTGTAGACGACGTCGAGGATGACCTCGATGCCCGCCGCGTGCAGGGCGCGGACCATCATCTTGAACTCGCGGACCGCCGCCAGGGGGTCGCCGGGCTGGGTCGAGTAACGCGGGTCGGGGGCGAAGAACCCCAGTGTGTTGTAGCCCCAGTAGTTGACGCGGCCCTTGTCGGTGAGGAAGCGGTCGTCGATGTGATAATGGATCGGCAGGACCTCGACGGCCGTCACGCCCAGCGATTTGAGGTGCTGGATCGCCCCCTCGGAGGCGAGCCCGGCGTAGGTGCCGCGGACCTTCTCCGGGACCTCGTTCATCAATTTCGTGAAGCCCTTGACGTGGACCTCGTAGATGAACGTCTTGTGCCAGGGGACGAGGGGCGCGCGGTCGTCTCCCCAGGTGAACGAGGTGTCGGCCACGGCGGCGAGGGGCGCGAACGCGGCGCTGTCGCGTTCGTCGAAGGCCAGGTCCTGGTCGGCGGCGTCGAGCGGGTAGCCGAAGAGCGAGTCGTCCCACTTCAGGTCGCGGCCGATCGCCTTGGCGTAGGGGTCGAGCAGCAGCTTGTGGGGGTTGAACCGCTTGCCGGTCGCCGGGTCGTGATCGCCGTGGACGCGATAGCCGTAGAGCTGGCCGGGGACGACGTCGGGCAGGTACTGGTGCCAGACGTTCGCCGTCTGCTCCCGCAGCGAGACCGTCCTCGATTCCCGAGTGGCGTCCGGACCGTCGAACAAGCAGAGCGACACGCGTGATGCGTTCTCCGCGAACAGGCTGAAGTTCACACCGGCTCCGTCCCAGGTGGCTCCGAGGGGGAATGGTCGGCCAGGCCAGACGCGCATGAAAAGGATCCTTCGATTGGCGAGTGGGTGGGCGGGAGCGTCCGCGAGACGCGACGGACGTCGTCGTCGCCTCCTGTGAACGGGTTCGGCCAGCGTATAGGCAAACCGCGCGCCATGGACGACGGTCGCTTCGCGTCGAAGCGATCGGTCGGACGCCTCCCGTACCGGATTTGCTACCATGGATCCCGCCCGACTCGCGGGTTGATCCTTTCTCGGGACCTCGAACCCTGGTGGTCGGATGGCGGATGCGGAACCGCGGGATCGATCTCCGGATCCGGCACGGGCCTTCCGGGAGCTGGCCGAGGCCGTCGACCTCCTGGTCGCCGTCGCACGGACGGGTTCCGGCGAGGTCGTGTATCTCAACCCGTTCGCGGAGCGGTCGACGGGCGTGGCGGCGGCCGAGGTCCTCGGCCGGGGCTTGGCCGAGACGCTGATCCCCCCGGAGGACCGGGCCGCCTTCCAGGATGCGTGCGATCGCGCGATCCGCGAAGCGTCGGCGACGGAACGGGACGGGGTCGTCCGCCGCCGCGACGGCTCGCTGCGGATGATGCGCTGGGCGTTGCGGGCGATCGACGACGGCCTCGGCGGCGGGGCCCCGGCCCTGTTGATCGTGGGCCGCGACGTCACCGACCTGGGACGGGCCGAGGAGCGGCTGCTCCAGGCCGAGCGAATGGCGGCGATCGGACAGATGTGCGCGGGGCTCGCCCACGAGAGCCGCAACGCCCTCCAGCGCAGCCAGGCGTGCCTGGAGATGCTGGCTCTCCAGGTCGAGGATCGGCCCGCGGCCGTCGACCTGATCGGCCGCCTCCAGCAGGCGCAGGACGATCTGCACCGCCTCTACGAGGACGTCCGCGAATTCGCCGCGCCGATCCACCTGGACTTGCAGCCCTGTCGGCTCGACCAGGTCTGGCGTCGCGCCTGGACGAACCTCGGCCGGGCCCGCGCCGGCCGCGACGCCCTCCTCGTCGAGGCCGCCGAGGCCGAGGCGCTCGACTGCGCGGTCGACGCCTTCCGGCTTGAGCAGGTGTTCGCCAACCTCTTCGACAACGCCCTGGCGGCCGCCCCCGGATCGGCGAGGGTGGAGGTGGCCGTCTCCGTCGTCGAGCCCGAGGGCCGGGGCGAGGTCCGGATCGTCGTGCGCGACGACGGGCCGGGCCTGACCCCCGAACAGCGCGCCCGGTTCTTCGACGCCTTCTTCACGACCAAGACGCGGGGGACCGGCCTGGGCACGGCCATCGTCAAGCGGATCGTCGAGGCCCACGGCGGCCGCGTGGAGGTCGGTGCGTCCGCTTCCGGCGGGGCCGAGGTAATTTTGACGATCCCCCGCGGCCCCGGGCCGGACGCCTGAACCGATCGCACCGCGCCGCCGCGAGCATCGAGGTCGTTATGACCGGGCGGCCGCCGTCGGGGCCTTCCGCCGAGCCCAGCCGGCGGCGGCCAGCAGGCCGACGCCGCTGAGCGACAGCAGGACGCTCGACGGTTCGGGGACCGCCGTACCGGACCCCACCACCTCGAAGGTCCCCGGCGCGAACGACAGGACGCTGCTCGGATAGCTGACGCCCGACCCCGACAGGAGCATGGTGCCGGGTCCCATCACGAAGGTGATGGGGACCAGCCCGGGCGCCGCGTTGGACGCGACCGAGTAGCCGATTCGCCCCAGCGAGACGGTCTGGTTCGCCGCGACGGTCACGAATCCGTCCAGCGACGTGCTGAGATCGGACACGTTCACGAAGTTCGCCGGGAGGGGGTCGAAGCTGAGAGTGCCCGTCCCCTCCGAACCGAAGACGAAAGCGGCGACGGACGTCGCGTCGTCCACGGACGTCATCCAGACGCCGGGCCCGACCTGGATGTCGATCGAATAGGCCGAGAGGGTGCGGTCGGGGGCCGAATCGTTGGTCAGCAGCACCTCGAAATAGCCCGTCCCGCCCTGATTCGCCACGACGGCCGTAGTCGTCACCACGAATCCGGCGCGGCACGGCGCGTCGGCCAGGAACAGGGCCAACACGGCGGGCGCGAGCGAGAACAGCGTACGTCGGAAGATCTTTAGCATGGAAGCACCTCGGTCGTCGAGTAGTCTATGGTTCATGTCGGGATGAATGGAAGTCGTGGTGAAATGGGGGCGGGCCGGCCGCCCCCACTCCCGGACGATGCGTCGGCCTGCGGGGCCTCAAACGATGGGCGGCAAGGTCGAACGGAACCGGCGACGCGAGGCGTTGACGTCGTCGAGATCGACGTCGCCGTCGCCGTCGAGGTCGGCGAAGACGTTGCCCGCCGCGGCCAGGAGGATCGCCCGGCTGTCCATGATCGTCACCACGCCGTCCTGGTCGAAGTCGCCCGGCAGCACGTTGAATCGCAGCACCTCGTCGCCGAGGATCGAGAGCACCAGGCGATCGGGACCGATCGTCCGGTCCAGGGTCCAGGTCGCGGTCATCGTCGACGGATCGTAAGCGAACGCCGCGATGGGGTAATTCGCGACGTTGATCCCGGTCAGCGACAACGAGCCGATCGACAGGTTGGCCGGGCTGTTGAAGGAGAACGAGATGGCGTTGATCGTCGTCCAGGGCAGGACCTGCGTGTTGGTGAGCAGCGAGTAGGATCGGCCGCCGTACAGGACCTTCACGTCGGCGACCGACGGCAGGGGCAGGACGTTGACCGTCACGGTCGCCTCGTTGGAGATGGCCCCGTCGTCGTCGCGGACCGTATACCGGAAGGTGTCCGACCCCGAGAAGTCGGCGTTGGGCGTGTACGTGACCGCACCGGTCGTCGGGTCGACGCTCGCCGTGCCGTGGGAAGGCGCCAGGGCGATGACCACCGACGCGGCGATCACCGTGCCGTCGACGTCGATGTCGTTCGCCAGCGGGTTGATCACGATCGGCGTGTTGAGCGGGGTGGTCGCGGCGTCGTCCCGGGCGATCGGGCGGGAGTTGGGCAGGGTTCCGACGTCGATCAGGCCGCCGTCGACGCCCTGGGTGAAGTCGAAGAAATTGTCGTACGGGTCGACGTCCTGGACCTGATACGTGACCGAGCCCCCGCCGAGGGTGGCGTAGAGCTGCTCCAGCAAGGTCGGATCGTTCGTGTAGAAGAAGCCCGTGTCGACGGTGTTGTCCCGGAATCCCCCGCCCGGGTTGCGGGAGATCAGGATCTCGCCGTCGCCCGTGGTGCTGACCGTGGGGACGTCGCTGAAGTCGCCGATCTGGACGCCGTTGACGAGCAGGAAGTTCTGGCCCTGGTCGTCGAAGTCGCCCACGCCGGTGTCGCCGTCGTAGAGGGTCA
The DNA window shown above is from Paludisphaera mucosa and carries:
- the glgX gene encoding glycogen debranching protein GlgX — encoded protein: MRVWPGRPFPLGATWDGAGVNFSLFAENASRVSLCLFDGPDATRESRTVSLREQTANVWHQYLPDVVPGQLYGYRVHGDHDPATGKRFNPHKLLLDPYAKAIGRDLKWDDSLFGYPLDAADQDLAFDERDSAAFAPLAAVADTSFTWGDDRAPLVPWHKTFIYEVHVKGFTKLMNEVPEKVRGTYAGLASEGAIQHLKSLGVTAVEVLPIHYHIDDRFLTDKGRVNYWGYNTLGFFAPDPRYSTQPGDPLAAVREFKMMVRALHAAGIEVILDVVYNHTAEGQQQGPTLSFRGIDNAGYYRLSPEDPRYYMDFTGCGNTFNMSQPHVLQLIMDSLRYWVVDMHVDGFRFDLASTLARELYEVDRLGAFFDIIHQDPILSQVKLIAEPWDVGPGGYQVGYFPVLWTEWNGKYRDNVRRFWKGDGGTVSEFATRLTGSSDLYQQTGRAPYASINFITCHDGFTLKDLVSYNEKHNEDNGEENRDGAGNNDSWNCGAEGPTDDPEINALRQRQMRNFMTTLMLSQGVPMLLAGDEIGHTQKGNNNTYCQDNELTWLNWQLDDDQKRFLDFTRRVALIFREHPVFQRRKFFQGRALRGSEIKDISFLVPSGVEMTDEDWDAGFVKCLGVRLAGDLIGDVDERGEPIVDDTALILLNAHHEAIPFTLPETKEGQVWRRVLETFADDTEPLVAEGGYIYDLRDRSMAVFFTRDLGEAQPDISAKQVEVLRRDANTPTPAMPSPHRTASREI
- a CDS encoding two-component system sensor histidine kinase NtrB gives rise to the protein MADAEPRDRSPDPARAFRELAEAVDLLVAVARTGSGEVVYLNPFAERSTGVAAAEVLGRGLAETLIPPEDRAAFQDACDRAIREASATERDGVVRRRDGSLRMMRWALRAIDDGLGGGAPALLIVGRDVTDLGRAEERLLQAERMAAIGQMCAGLAHESRNALQRSQACLEMLALQVEDRPAAVDLIGRLQQAQDDLHRLYEDVREFAAPIHLDLQPCRLDQVWRRAWTNLGRARAGRDALLVEAAEAEALDCAVDAFRLEQVFANLFDNALAAAPGSARVEVAVSVVEPEGRGEVRIVVRDDGPGLTPEQRARFFDAFFTTKTRGTGLGTAIVKRIVEAHGGRVEVGASASGGAEVILTIPRGPGPDA
- a CDS encoding PEP-CTERM sorting domain-containing protein; the protein is MLKIFRRTLFSLAPAVLALFLADAPCRAGFVVTTTAVVANQGGTGYFEVLLTNDSAPDRTLSAYSIDIQVGPGVWMTSVDDATSVAAFVFGSEGTGTLSFDPLPANFVNVSDLSTSLDGFVTVAANQTVSLGRIGYSVASNAAPGLVPITFVMGPGTMLLSGSGVSYPSSVLSFAPGTFEVVGSGTAVPEPSSVLLSLSGVGLLAAAGWARRKAPTAAARS